A stretch of Desulfobacter hydrogenophilus DNA encodes these proteins:
- a CDS encoding MBL fold metallo-hydrolase encodes MSPVDIIHLGAEYCVTGSCHLVRLRQQTGADINILVDCGTAYGHDPEPDFDQFPVHPEKIDFLFLTHAHIDHIGRVPDLIEAGFKGEIICTHATKALLIPMLRDALSFSERPDQEIRNLEKRIDDLSWGFELNEVFSLGRGSRFKLGNAGHILGSCFIQFWFPCPSSRDYRVTFSGDLGCKDTPILPDPGLPDVCDLLILESTYGDRLHAGRKERVQTLSGLLDKALADNGIVYIPAFALGRTQELLYELDRIRTKVPVFVDSPLGLEITKIYAGLEDFWDQAAKDLKARGDHPIDFKNLYAVERYRDHRALLDINGPAVIIAGSGMCTGGRILDHLEKGLQVPENDIFFVGYQAKGTLGRRILEGKTKVAAGVHVLSGYLAHADQAGLVNWVKSMPEPPGKIKLVHGEPRAQKALAKALYV; translated from the coding sequence ATGAGTCCAGTGGACATCATTCATCTCGGCGCTGAATATTGTGTCACCGGGTCCTGCCATCTGGTAAGGTTACGGCAGCAAACGGGTGCTGACATCAACATTCTGGTGGACTGTGGCACTGCATACGGCCATGATCCGGAGCCGGATTTTGACCAATTTCCGGTTCATCCTGAGAAAATAGATTTTTTATTTCTTACCCACGCCCACATAGATCATATCGGACGGGTGCCGGACTTAATCGAGGCGGGGTTCAAGGGTGAGATCATCTGCACCCATGCGACCAAAGCTCTGCTGATTCCAATGCTTCGGGACGCCCTGTCGTTTTCCGAACGGCCGGACCAGGAGATTCGGAATCTGGAAAAGCGCATTGACGATCTGTCCTGGGGTTTTGAACTGAACGAGGTTTTTTCCCTGGGCCGGGGCAGTCGGTTCAAGCTGGGCAATGCCGGGCATATCCTGGGGTCCTGTTTTATTCAGTTTTGGTTTCCCTGCCCGTCGTCCAGGGATTATAGGGTGACTTTTTCCGGAGATCTCGGCTGCAAAGACACGCCGATTTTACCGGACCCGGGTTTACCGGACGTCTGCGACCTGCTTATTCTGGAATCCACCTATGGTGACCGACTGCATGCTGGCCGAAAGGAACGGGTTCAGACCCTGTCAGGCTTGTTGGACAAGGCCCTTGCGGATAACGGTATTGTCTATATTCCGGCCTTTGCCCTGGGCAGAACCCAGGAACTGCTCTATGAGCTCGACCGTATCAGAACAAAAGTCCCGGTGTTTGTGGATTCGCCCCTTGGGCTTGAGATAACAAAAATATATGCCGGTCTGGAAGATTTCTGGGACCAGGCCGCAAAAGACCTGAAGGCCCGGGGCGATCACCCCATTGATTTTAAAAATCTGTACGCGGTGGAAAGATACCGGGATCATCGGGCACTTTTGGATATAAATGGGCCTGCTGTTATTATTGCCGGTTCCGGTATGTGTACAGGGGGGCGAATTCTGGATCATCTGGAAAAGGGGCTTCAGGTGCCTGAAAACGACATCTTTTTTGTCGGCTACCAGGCGAAAGGTACCTTGGGCCGCCGCATCCTTGAGGGGAAAACAAAGGTGGCCGCCGGTGTCCATGTGCTGTCCGGGTACTTGGCCCATGCAGACCAGGCCGGGCTGGTCAACTGGGTAAAGTCCATGCCGGAACCGCCCGGGAAAATCAAGCTGGTCCATGGGGAACCCCGGGCCCAAAAAGCCCTGGCAAAGGCGCTATATGTCTAA
- a CDS encoding sugar transferase: MSSGVYQSFREKPFSWFFIHIVKACFFGILILNVVLFAMSVKDMSRILMGIFFVLNIFGLTLFKWCVVMMLQQLRAQGYNTRNVLIVGSRDRAVDVIKSIDVSREGGYRILGCFDINPEIVGSSVVNGHKVVGTITDLKAYLENNVVDELIFAMPLRLIENPDKYLVLAESMGVRVRFIPDWQIHYLKYTPAVAQIHVVDFSGIPTLTLQSTPINEGLLLMKSFMDYGLALFFLIVLSPVFAIISLAIYLTSPGPVFYSQERLGQNGRRFKVLKFRSMVLDADKKLEALKSLNEADGPAFKIKKDPRIIPYVGTFLRKTSLDELPQFINVLMGDMSLVGPRPPLPSEVCQYEVWQRRRLSMKPGLTCLWQIAPKRNDLTFDEWMKLDLLYIDKWSLRLDCMLIMKTVGSVLTGAGR, from the coding sequence ATCTCATCAGGGGTATATCAATCATTTCGTGAAAAACCCTTTTCATGGTTTTTTATTCATATTGTCAAGGCGTGTTTCTTCGGTATTCTCATTCTTAATGTCGTGTTGTTCGCAATGAGCGTCAAGGATATGAGCCGGATTTTGATGGGTATCTTTTTTGTGCTTAATATTTTCGGTCTGACATTGTTCAAGTGGTGTGTTGTGATGATGCTGCAGCAACTTCGGGCACAAGGGTATAATACGCGAAATGTACTGATTGTGGGAAGCCGGGACCGGGCTGTAGATGTGATTAAATCCATTGATGTGAGTCGGGAGGGGGGGTATCGAATTCTTGGCTGCTTTGATATAAATCCTGAAATCGTTGGTTCTTCGGTTGTCAATGGGCACAAAGTGGTTGGAACCATAACGGATCTTAAAGCGTATCTTGAAAACAATGTGGTGGATGAGTTGATATTTGCCATGCCCTTAAGGCTTATTGAAAACCCGGATAAATATCTGGTGTTGGCTGAGTCCATGGGGGTGCGGGTGCGTTTTATTCCGGACTGGCAAATTCACTATCTGAAATATACTCCGGCTGTGGCGCAGATCCATGTGGTTGATTTTAGCGGTATACCCACGCTGACTTTGCAAAGTACGCCTATCAATGAAGGGCTACTGTTGATGAAGTCATTTATGGACTATGGGTTGGCCCTGTTTTTTTTAATTGTCCTTTCACCGGTGTTTGCAATCATCAGTTTGGCGATTTACCTGACATCGCCTGGTCCGGTATTTTACAGCCAGGAGCGGCTGGGACAAAATGGTCGGCGGTTTAAGGTACTCAAGTTTCGGAGCATGGTTTTGGATGCGGATAAAAAATTGGAGGCATTGAAGTCGTTAAATGAAGCGGACGGGCCTGCCTTCAAGATTAAAAAAGATCCTCGGATTATTCCCTATGTGGGTACTTTTTTAAGAAAGACCAGTTTGGATGAACTGCCCCAGTTCATTAATGTTTTGATGGGTGATATGAGTCTGGTGGGGCCGCGGCCGCCTTTGCCCAGTGAGGTGTGTCAATATGAGGTTTGGCAGCGCAGGCGGCTTTCCATGAAGCCGGGGTTGACCTGTCTCTGGCAGATTGCACCAAAGCGAAATGACTTAACATTTGATGAGTGGATGAAATTGGATTTATTATATATTGATAAATGGTCGCTTCGCCTGGATTGTATGTTGATTATGAAAACAGTGGGCAGTGTTTTGACCGGAGCGGGGCGATAA
- a CDS encoding M20/M25/M40 family metallo-hydrolase → MIDEERLGQRFAALARIDSESGSEALIAKVLEKELTDLGATVVFDDAGVKFNGDCGNLVATFKGNTDVDSVMLSGHMDTVVPGKGVKVIFEDGVFRSDGTTILGSDDKSALAVILEVMQVIKDNNLPCPPVEVVMTVCEEQGLLGAKNLDCSLLKSKFGYILDAVDTEGIVNRAPAANKISAKIYGRAAHAGGSPENGVSAIYAASCAVAKLELGRLDEETTCNLGLISGGAATNIVPEYVEIHGEARSHDPAKLDKVTHSIVSTFENTMAELQAGGDTLPRVEMIVKNDFPNTNIPEDHVMIKLAQKAAANLGRDMACKTSGGAADANVFFGKGIAAGVIGTGMTDVHTLKESIALKDMVDCAKLTLEILQIHATGKAAK, encoded by the coding sequence ATGATTGATGAAGAACGCCTGGGGCAGCGGTTTGCAGCCCTTGCCCGGATTGATTCCGAATCCGGTAGCGAGGCCCTGATCGCAAAGGTTCTTGAAAAGGAACTGACTGACCTTGGGGCAACCGTGGTGTTTGATGACGCCGGCGTCAAGTTTAACGGTGACTGCGGCAACCTTGTGGCCACATTTAAGGGCAATACGGATGTTGATTCTGTGATGCTTTCCGGGCATATGGATACGGTGGTGCCGGGTAAAGGGGTTAAGGTCATCTTTGAGGACGGGGTGTTTAGAAGTGACGGCACCACTATCCTGGGTTCCGACGATAAGTCCGCCCTTGCCGTCATCCTTGAGGTGATGCAGGTGATTAAAGATAATAACCTGCCGTGTCCCCCTGTTGAGGTGGTCATGACTGTATGTGAGGAGCAGGGGCTTTTAGGCGCTAAGAACCTTGACTGCTCTCTGCTTAAATCAAAATTCGGATACATTCTGGACGCTGTGGACACCGAGGGGATTGTGAATCGGGCACCTGCGGCCAATAAGATCAGTGCAAAAATTTACGGCCGTGCGGCCCATGCCGGCGGTTCTCCAGAGAACGGGGTTTCTGCCATTTATGCGGCTTCCTGTGCTGTTGCCAAACTTGAATTAGGGCGTCTCGACGAGGAAACCACCTGCAATTTGGGACTTATTTCCGGCGGTGCTGCCACCAATATTGTGCCCGAATATGTGGAAATTCACGGCGAGGCCCGGTCCCATGATCCGGCAAAACTGGATAAGGTCACACACTCCATTGTCTCCACCTTTGAAAATACCATGGCCGAACTCCAGGCCGGTGGAGACACGCTTCCCCGGGTGGAAATGATTGTGAAAAATGACTTTCCCAATACCAACATCCCCGAAGATCATGTGATGATCAAGCTTGCCCAAAAAGCAGCAGCGAACCTGGGCCGGGACATGGCCTGTAAAACAAGCGGCGGCGCGGCTGATGCCAATGTCTTTTTCGGCAAAGGCATTGCCGCAGGTGTTATCGGCACAGGTATGACGGATGTGCATACCCTTAAGGAATCCATTGCACTTAAAGATATGGTCGATTGTGCTAAACTGACCCTTGAAATTCTTCAAATCCATGCAACAGGAAAGGCGGCGAAATGA
- a CDS encoding DsbA family oxidoreductase, which yields MQSSEDNTDFYRPRLEIFSDYIUPWCYFSTGSIDKLRKTYNIEIKWRAYPLQPDVPEQGLPIARLLEEKGLLVTPEQVTANLKATAQSFGLPFGEGKMIYNSRLAQEIGLWAQACGRAHQFHDAAFKAYFVDDSNLADKTVLLDLVASAGLDGAQAKKIIDSRSYADAVDRDWEKARELELVAAPTFLMKGQRLVGAKPYPVLEKMVAEVVGEVQACL from the coding sequence ATGCAGTCAAGTGAGGATAATACCGATTTTTATCGGCCCCGGCTGGAGATTTTTAGCGACTATATCTGACCCTGGTGCTACTTCAGTACCGGGAGTATTGATAAATTAAGGAAGACATACAATATCGAAATAAAGTGGCGGGCCTATCCGCTGCAGCCGGATGTGCCAGAACAAGGATTGCCCATAGCCCGATTGTTAGAGGAAAAAGGTCTGCTGGTGACCCCGGAACAGGTGACCGCAAATCTTAAAGCCACGGCACAAAGCTTTGGCCTGCCCTTTGGGGAGGGGAAGATGATTTATAATTCCCGTCTGGCCCAGGAAATTGGCCTTTGGGCCCAGGCGTGCGGTCGGGCCCACCAGTTTCATGATGCGGCGTTCAAAGCCTATTTTGTGGATGACAGTAATTTAGCGGACAAAACGGTGCTTCTGGATTTAGTAGCGTCGGCTGGTCTGGATGGGGCGCAGGCAAAAAAAATCATTGATTCAAGATCCTATGCCGATGCTGTGGACCGGGACTGGGAAAAGGCCCGGGAGCTTGAACTTGTGGCTGCCCCCACTTTTTTGATGAAAGGTCAAAGGCTTGTGGGTGCAAAACCTTATCCGGTTCTTGAAAAAATGGTGGCGGAGGTGGTCGGTGAGGTTCAGGCTTGCCTGTAA
- a CDS encoding O-antigen ligase family protein gives MIKSTIYSKTGLIIICILVAFTPLARGSVHPWAVSVIQLGVLLSFILLVIESLHYDNVLIAKTPLNIPLVVLVVMAGVSVLVSPHRWLAWQGFSLLLTYVGVYLVGRSVVRTRTQKRMLVYTIIGTALFLSVFGLFKRFGVNPFTFWQYDELRYSPEFVSATYGNHNHLAGFIEMALPFLLVLLLTRSRSVAWLMVIIYLALVLVAVQALTLSRGGWAAMACSIAFMVTMLLSQRQFHSKKLILVLTGITLVVSAVILASSPIVSRVMTFAQKDEAASAESRVTAWKGTVEMIKDHAFLGTGPGTYAAAFPEYQPPGLGIIFKHTHNDYLHFTADMGVWVIAVMIWMLIVFFKAGLKNRGSRSRQTSGFALAAMVSVVAILVHSIVDFNLHIPANAFVFCVIVSAFQPFHHKSAQHKPSNS, from the coding sequence ATGATAAAATCAACGATTTACAGTAAAACTGGACTTATCATAATATGCATTCTGGTTGCCTTTACGCCATTGGCCCGGGGGAGTGTCCATCCTTGGGCTGTGTCTGTGATTCAGCTTGGAGTCCTTTTGTCTTTTATTTTATTGGTTATCGAAAGTCTGCATTATGACAATGTGTTGATTGCTAAAACACCTTTGAACATACCGCTAGTGGTTTTGGTTGTTATGGCGGGTGTCTCTGTTTTGGTTTCTCCCCACAGGTGGCTTGCCTGGCAGGGATTTTCGCTGTTGCTGACCTATGTCGGGGTTTATCTGGTAGGACGTTCCGTGGTGCGCACGAGAACGCAGAAGCGGATGTTGGTTTACACCATTATCGGTACAGCGTTATTTTTATCTGTATTTGGTTTGTTCAAACGGTTTGGGGTGAATCCTTTTACCTTCTGGCAGTATGATGAACTGCGGTACAGCCCTGAATTTGTGTCTGCCACCTATGGCAACCATAATCATCTGGCCGGTTTTATTGAAATGGCATTGCCTTTTTTGCTGGTATTACTGTTGACGCGCAGTCGCAGTGTGGCATGGCTGATGGTGATCATTTATCTGGCCCTGGTGTTGGTGGCGGTGCAGGCGTTGACCTTGTCCCGGGGGGGCTGGGCTGCCATGGCGTGTTCCATTGCGTTTATGGTGACGATGCTTTTAAGCCAGAGACAGTTTCACAGTAAAAAACTGATTCTGGTGTTGACGGGTATTACCCTGGTTGTTTCAGCCGTTATTCTGGCAAGTTCTCCCATTGTTTCCCGGGTGATGACCTTTGCGCAAAAAGATGAAGCTGCCAGTGCAGAATCCCGGGTGACCGCATGGAAAGGCACTGTGGAGATGATAAAAGACCATGCTTTTTTGGGAACAGGGCCAGGGACCTATGCGGCGGCATTTCCGGAATATCAGCCACCAGGTTTAGGCATCATATTTAAACATACCCACAATGATTATCTTCATTTTACAGCCGATATGGGGGTGTGGGTGATTGCGGTGATGATCTGGATGTTGATTGTTTTTTTTAAGGCGGGTTTGAAAAATAGGGGGAGTCGCAGCCGGCAGACCAGCGGTTTTGCCTTGGCTGCTATGGTGTCTGTGGTGGCCATACTGGTTCACAGTATTGTGGATTTTAATTTGCATATTCCGGCCAATGCCTTTGTCTTTTGTGTTATTGTGTCTGCATTTCAGCCGTTTCATCATAAGTCCGCTCAGCATAAGCCGTCTAATTCCTGA